The proteins below come from a single Papaver somniferum cultivar HN1 chromosome 11, ASM357369v1, whole genome shotgun sequence genomic window:
- the LOC113322652 gene encoding transcription factor MYBC1-like, which yields MREEEANWFPRWEEELPSPEELMPLSQTLITPDLALAFDIRNPNSSPQQQQQQQNQSPIPISPGQLGGGGGGSIPSPPCQPHSSEFESAELGSGNLGDEPARTLKRPRLVWTPQLHKRFVDAVAHLGIKNAVPKTIMQLMSVDGLTRENVASHLQKYRLYLKRMQGLSAGGAGNGGGPLSAADAATDHLFASAPVPHHFLHPGRPAPGDHYLPFVPVLHHQQQMAAAAVIAAQQQQQQQQQYHHRQVGQFGSAPGGQFEHGFLTRQLPSQQPPPQPIHRMGGPVSAQTPNYVEDLESATAGGGRKVLTLFPTGYD from the coding sequence ATGAGAGAAGAAGAAGCAAATTGGTTTCCGAGATGGGAAGAAGAATTACCATCACCAGAAGAACTCATGCCTctttcacaaaccctaattacacCAGACTTAGCCTTAGCTTTTGacattagaaaccctaattcaagtccccaacaacagcaacaacaacaaaatcaatcaCCAATTCCTATTTCACCCGGTCAATTAGGAGGAGGGGGTGGTGGTTCTATACCTTCACCTCCATGTCAACCTCACTCTTCCGAGTTTGAATCAGCTGAGTTAGGATCTGGTAATCTTGGTGATGAACCAGCTAGAACACTTAAAAGACCTAGACTTGTTTGGACACCACAGCTTCATAAACGATTTGTTGATGCAGTGGCACATCTGGGTATCAAAAATGCTGTCCCTAAAACTATAATGCAGTTGATGAGTGTGGATGGGTTGACTCGGGAGAATGTGGCGAGTCATTTACAAAAGTACAGACTTTATCTCAAAAGGATGCAAGGATTATCAGCTGGTGGTGCTGGAAATGGAGGTGGTCCTTTATCAGCTGCTGATGCTGCTACTGATCATTTATTTGCTTCTGCTCCTGTGCCCCACCATTTTTTACATCCTGGTCGTCCAGCCCCCGGTGATCATTACTTACCCTTTGTCCCGGTGTTACACCATCAACAACAGATGGCTGCCGCAGCGGTTatagcagcacagcagcagcaacaacagcagcagcaatatCATCACAGGCAAGTGGGTCAATTTGGGTCAGCACCAGGTGGGCAATTTGAACATGGATTTTTGACTCGGCAGCTACCATCACAGCAGCCACCACCACAACCAATTCATAGGATGGGAGGTCCAGTTTCTGCTCAAACTCCCAATTATGTTGAAGATTTGGAATCTGCAACAGCAGGAGGAGGGAGGAAAGTTCTGACTCTTTTTCCCACCGGATACGATTAA